The genomic stretch GTGTATATGATATAGGGCAAATACCCGCTGATGCGAAACTGGTACACTTTGTCGAGACGCAGTTAACGGGTGCGATTGGCAGCGCGTCGGCGCGGGTCATGGTGGCTTCCGTGGTGGAAGAGGAGGCGCTGGAGCTGGATGATGTGATGCGTATTCTGGAAGAGGCTTCGGAGTTGCGGGTTGCGCTCGAAAAGCTTAAAAGTCTGGATCATTTGAAAGATGATTTCATGTCATCCGTGACCCATGAATTGCGTACCCCGCTGACCTCGATCCGCGCCCTGACCGAGATGATGCAGGATGACCCTGAGATGGAGCTGGAGCAACGCCAGCAATTTCTGGGAATTGTGGTGGCAGAAACCGAACGCCTCAGCCGTCTGGTTAATCAGGTGCTGGACATGGCCAAGATCGAAGCGGGTCATGCCGAATGGCACAACAGCGACGTGGACATGCGCGAGATAGTGCAACAGGCAGTCAACAGCGTGGCGGGAACCTGCCGGGAACGTGGCATTGCCTTGCAGACCGAGCTGCCGCCACAGCTTGCGCCCTTACGTGCCGATGCGGATCGGCTGGTGCAAGTGGTACTGAACTTGCTGTCGAATGCCATCAAGTTTGTGCCCGAAGGCAGCGGCAAAATTGATGTGCGGGTGCGGGATAGCGCCGCCGGTGTTACTGTCGAGGTGCAGGATAATGGCATGGGCATTGCCCCGGACAAGCACGCGCAGGTGTTTGAAAAATTCCGGCAAGTGGAAAATGCTGCCGGTTCCCAACAGGGAACGGGGCTGGGTTTGCCCATTAGCCGCCAGATTGTTGAGCATTTTGGCGGGCGTATGTGGCTGGCGTCGCAAGCAGGAAGAGGAGCCTGCTTCAGCTTTTTCTTGCCGAGGTAATTATATGGAGAGAGGAGAATTAGAATGACTAAAACTGTACTGATTGCAGATGACGAACCCAACATCCTGATTTCGCTGGAATACTTGATGAAGCGCGAGGGCTACCGCGTACTATTGGCGCATGATGGGCAAGAAGCGTGCGACCTGATTGCCAGCGAGCACCCCGATATGGTGCTGCTGGACGTGATGATGCCGAAAAAGACCGGCTTTGAGGTGTGCCATGCCATCCGCGCCGATGAAACCTTCAAGGCCATGCCTATCCTGTTGCTGACCGCCAAGGGGCGCGATACCGATGTCGCCAAAGGTCTGGCAATGGGGGCGAATGATTACATGATCAAGCCGTTTTCCACCAAAGAGTTGGCGCAAAAAGTGCGTGAATGGCTGGAGAGTGCAGCATGAGGCGCGTGGATTGGCGGGTGGTGATGGGTGTCGCCGGTATTGGGGCGATTTGTCTGGTGTGGTTGCTGGCAACCGGCGGCTTGATCTGGTCAACGCTGGATGAGGCGGGGCGCACCATCCTCAAAGACACGCTGGGTGAACGCATCATGCTGTTGCTGCTGATGTGGGCAGTGTCGCTGCTGGCAGTGGGTGCAGCCTTGCGCTGGATGGTGTCGTATTTCATGACAGCCCCGGCACGCTTGGCAGAACAGGCGCAAGTGTTGCTGGGTACAAACGTTAAGCGCCAGTTGGAACCGACCGGCAGTGCCGAAAACCGCCGCTTGACCGACTTGTTTAACCAGTTGGTGCAACAACGCGAAGCCTTGCGGGAAGAAATGGATGTACGGGTTGCCGAGGCTGCTCGTAATACCGAACAGGAAAAAAACCGCCTCGCCGCGCTGATGTCGGAACTCACCAAAAGCGTGGTGGTGTGCAATCTCGATGGGCGCATTTTGCTGTACAACAACCGGGCGCGGATGCAGTTTCGCAAGCTCTCGCAAGCACCCGGTGTGGCGGGCGGTGGCGAGTTGATCGGCTTGGGGCGTTCGGTTTACGGCGTGTTTGATCGTAAGTTGGTGGCGCACGCGCTGGAAAATATCCAGCACCGTTTGCAGCGTGGGGCAGCCGCGCCTTCCGCACAATTCATTACTACCACGCCGTCGGGGCAGTTGTTGCGGGCGCAAATGGCGCCGGTACGTGCCGTGCAGGAAGCTGATACCGCCGCTCCGGCGACAATGACGGGTTTCGTGTTGATGCTGGATAATATTACCCGCGAATTTGAAGCACAGGCGCGTCAGGATCATATCCTGCATACCCTGACCGAACGCAGCCGTGCCGCGCTGGGCAATATGCAGGCCGCGCTGGACGTGCTGGAATACCCCGATGTGGAACCCGAGATGCGTGAGCGCTTGCTGACGGTATTGCGGGAAGAAACGGGTGGGCTGGGCAACCGTTTGCGCGAACTCAAGTCTTCAGCGCTGGATAGCACGGTATTGCGTTGGCCGTTGGAAGACATGCTGGGCGCGGATTTGGTGGCCGCCGCCATCCGCCGCATTGAAGCCTTGGGTGGTTTGACGGCGGTGGAAGCCGGGGTCGATGATTCGCTGTGGCTGAAAGTGGAAAGCTTCTCGCTGTTGCAAGCTTTGTCCTACCTTGCGGAACGTTTGCGGCAAGAATGCGTGATCAGCACGGTGCAATTGCGCCTGAGCATGGGTACAGGCCGCGCCCAACTCGATTTGTGCTGGACGCCAAGCGCCGCCAAGCTGACCGATAAAGTCGTGCCGGGTTGGGAACATGATCCAATGCGTTCCGGGGGCGAAGATACCTCGCTGACGATTCAGGATGTGGTGGAACGTCACGGTGGCGCGTTCTGGTTTGAACGCGAGCCTGAGACGGGCACAACCTTTTTCCGCTTCCTGTTGCCGCTGGCAGCACCGCAAGAGCAACTCGATTCCGCCAGTCTGGTGCAGAATGAGAGCCGCCCGGAATATTACGATTTCGACCTGTTCCAACCATCCGCGCAAAGCCGTTCTTTGGAAGACAGCCGTTTGAGCGAGTTGTCGTTCACGGTGTTTGATACGGAAACCACCGGGCTTGACCCGGCCAATGGTGATGAAATCATCCAGATTGCAGCGGTGCGGATTGTGAATGGCAAGCTGTTGCGCAATGAGAATTTTGACCAACTGGTTGACCCGAAACGTAATATTCCAGCGATTACCATCCCGATTCACGGGATTACGCCGGAAATGGTGCACGGGCAGCCGACGATCGACAAGGTTTTGCCTGCTTTCCATCAGTTTGCGCAAGACACGGTGCTGGTGGCACACAATGCCGCGTTTGATATGCGTTGCTTGCAGGTGAAGGAAAAAGTCACCGGCTTGGTGTTCGATCATCCGGTGATGGATACGCTGCTATTGTCGGCGGTAGTGCACCCCAATCAGGAATCGCATCGGCTGGAGGCGATTACTGAACGTTTCAATATCAACATTCTGGGGCGGCATACGGCGCTGGGGGATGCAATGGCGACGGCGGAAGTGTTTATGCACTTGATCCCGTTATTAGAGGAAATGGGTATTTATACGCTGGGGCAGGCGCGGGAAGCCGCCCAGAAAACCTATTATGCGCGTTTGAAATATTAGGGTTGACCTTGACTTGGATTCAGCTTAGCTTATCTGATTAATTAAATTTTAGAGCGGAACCAAGATGGCACGTATTACAGTTGAAGATTGTCTGGGTCATGTCGAGAACAATTTTGCACTGGTGTTGAAAGCGGCGAAACGCGCCCGTGACATTTCTCACGGCGCTCAACCGCTGGTGGCGGAGGAAGGCGACAAGCCAACCGTCATCGCCCTGCGCGAAATTGCCGAAGGCTTGTTAGACCAGAAGCCGGTGGTGATTGCCACCACTACAATCGACGATTAATACCAACTAAAGAATACCCGCCTGGCAGTTACCCTTCGCGGGTATTTTTTTGAGGTTGCTTATACAGCTTGACCTGATTCGCTCAGTGAGGATGTTATATGTCAGATGACAATTCATACCTTGGGCCAGCTCCCGATGAGCACGGGCAGGAATCCCACAACATGGGGGATGGCCTCCATGAGTCCGGCGAATCCAGTGCGTTCGACGTGGCAGATGTGCGGTCAGAGGTATCTGCTGAACCCCCGGAGTTACTACCTAAACCCAAAACCCTGAACGGTGTTTTTCGTGCCAACGATTTAATGCAGTTGGTCGAGCGTTATATGGACCCGACAGACACTGGCAAGGTTTACGCGGCCTTTTTGCTGGCGGCGGAAAAGCACGAAGACCAAATGCGTGCTGATAAAACAACCCCCTACATTACCCACCCGTTGGAAGTCGCCCATACCCTCGCTTTGTGGTATTTGGATGTGGATACCATTTGTGCGGCGTTGTTACACGATGTTCCCGAAGATACCGACTTCACCAATGAAGAGGTTGTTGCCCATTTTGGCGCTACGGTGGGTCATCTGGTTGAGGGTGTCACCAAACTCAAACGTAACGATAAACTGCCGACCAAGCAGGCGGTCACGATTGCCAGTTATCACAAGATGATGCAGGCCATGACCGAGGATTTTCGGGTGGTGCTGGTCAAATTGGCTGACCGTTTACACAATATGCAAACGCTGGGTAATGTGTCGCCAGACAAGCGGCGGCGGATAGCACAGGAAACGTCCACGAC from Thiothrix litoralis encodes the following:
- a CDS encoding response regulator transcription factor → MTKTVLIADDEPNILISLEYLMKREGYRVLLAHDGQEACDLIASEHPDMVLLDVMMPKKTGFEVCHAIRADETFKAMPILLLTAKGRDTDVAKGLAMGANDYMIKPFSTKELAQKVREWLESAA
- a CDS encoding 3'-5' exonuclease; translated protein: MRRVDWRVVMGVAGIGAICLVWLLATGGLIWSTLDEAGRTILKDTLGERIMLLLLMWAVSLLAVGAALRWMVSYFMTAPARLAEQAQVLLGTNVKRQLEPTGSAENRRLTDLFNQLVQQREALREEMDVRVAEAARNTEQEKNRLAALMSELTKSVVVCNLDGRILLYNNRARMQFRKLSQAPGVAGGGELIGLGRSVYGVFDRKLVAHALENIQHRLQRGAAAPSAQFITTTPSGQLLRAQMAPVRAVQEADTAAPATMTGFVLMLDNITREFEAQARQDHILHTLTERSRAALGNMQAALDVLEYPDVEPEMRERLLTVLREETGGLGNRLRELKSSALDSTVLRWPLEDMLGADLVAAAIRRIEALGGLTAVEAGVDDSLWLKVESFSLLQALSYLAERLRQECVISTVQLRLSMGTGRAQLDLCWTPSAAKLTDKVVPGWEHDPMRSGGEDTSLTIQDVVERHGGAFWFEREPETGTTFFRFLLPLAAPQEQLDSASLVQNESRPEYYDFDLFQPSAQSRSLEDSRLSELSFTVFDTETTGLDPANGDEIIQIAAVRIVNGKLLRNENFDQLVDPKRNIPAITIPIHGITPEMVHGQPTIDKVLPAFHQFAQDTVLVAHNAAFDMRCLQVKEKVTGLVFDHPVMDTLLLSAVVHPNQESHRLEAITERFNINILGRHTALGDAMATAEVFMHLIPLLEEMGIYTLGQAREAAQKTYYARLKY
- the rpoZ gene encoding DNA-directed RNA polymerase subunit omega; this encodes MARITVEDCLGHVENNFALVLKAAKRARDISHGAQPLVAEEGDKPTVIALREIAEGLLDQKPVVIATTTIDD